One window of the Brevibacterium limosum genome contains the following:
- a CDS encoding LLM class flavin-dependent oxidoreductase, whose protein sequence is MTKPILFNAFDMMTPVHQSPGLWRHPESRVDEFTQLSFWTDLAKTLEDGGFSSLFLADILGVYDVYGGNADVTNRAGVQFPLLDPLVAVPAMAAATKTLGFGVTASVTYEKPYLLARTLTTLDHFTNGRVAWNIVTSYVDSAARNLGLKGQIPHDERYDRADEFMEVMYKLFEGSITPDALKADADANVFVDPNEVHDIGHEGKFFTVPGQALAVPGPQGTPLLFQAGASKRGQEFALDHAEAIFFSGPTPEILRSWVDKVRDGLEERGRARDAVKIFALATVIVDDTDEAAEARLADYRRYVDTESALSLFGGWTGIDLSGASPEDTLEYVSTEANQSALASFTTMAGDKPWTIRDLAEFVALGGRGPVITGSPATIVDEFERWMTEADIDGFNIAAAVRPADAERFTKYVSPELRRRGLLPEPVADATVREQLTGAGPRLAEDHTGARYRLGEGARV, encoded by the coding sequence ATGACGAAACCGATCCTGTTCAACGCCTTCGACATGATGACACCGGTCCACCAGTCACCCGGACTGTGGCGCCACCCGGAATCACGCGTCGACGAATTCACCCAGCTGTCCTTCTGGACCGATCTGGCCAAGACACTCGAAGACGGCGGATTCTCCTCACTCTTCCTCGCCGACATCCTCGGCGTCTACGACGTATACGGCGGCAACGCCGATGTCACGAACCGCGCGGGAGTGCAGTTCCCGCTGCTCGACCCTCTGGTGGCAGTCCCCGCCATGGCCGCAGCCACGAAGACACTGGGCTTCGGAGTGACCGCCTCGGTGACCTACGAGAAGCCCTACCTGCTCGCCCGCACCCTGACCACCCTCGACCACTTCACCAACGGACGCGTCGCCTGGAACATCGTCACCAGCTATGTCGACTCCGCCGCCCGCAACCTCGGGCTCAAGGGTCAGATCCCGCACGATGAGCGCTATGACCGGGCCGACGAGTTCATGGAGGTCATGTACAAACTGTTCGAGGGCTCGATCACCCCGGACGCGCTCAAGGCCGATGCCGACGCCAACGTCTTCGTCGATCCGAACGAGGTCCACGACATCGGACACGAGGGCAAGTTCTTCACCGTCCCCGGTCAGGCGCTCGCCGTCCCCGGACCGCAAGGCACCCCGCTGCTCTTCCAGGCCGGCGCGTCCAAGCGCGGGCAGGAATTCGCGCTCGACCACGCAGAGGCGATCTTCTTCTCCGGACCGACCCCGGAGATCCTGCGCAGCTGGGTCGACAAAGTCCGCGACGGACTCGAAGAGCGCGGACGGGCCCGTGACGCGGTGAAGATCTTCGCCCTGGCCACCGTCATCGTCGATGACACGGATGAAGCGGCGGAGGCCCGGCTCGCTGACTACCGTCGCTACGTCGACACCGAATCGGCCCTGTCTCTGTTCGGCGGATGGACCGGAATCGACCTCTCCGGCGCCTCACCTGAGGACACCCTCGAATACGTGTCGACCGAAGCCAACCAGTCCGCGCTCGCCTCATTCACCACCATGGCCGGAGATAAGCCGTGGACGATCCGCGACCTCGCTGAGTTCGTCGCCCTCGGCGGGCGCGGACCGGTCATCACGGGCTCACCGGCGACGATCGTCGACGAGTTCGAACGCTGGATGACCGAGGCTGATATCGACGGGTTCAACATCGCTGCGGCCGTGCGCCCAGCCGATGCCGAACGCTTCACGAAATACGTCTCACCGGAACTGCGCCGCCGCGGCCTCCTGCCCGAACCGGTCGCCGATGCCACTGTGCGCGAACAGCTCACCGGAGCCGGCCCCCGCCTGGCCGAGGACCACACGGGTGCCCGGTACCGCCTCGGCGAGGGTGCGCGCGTCTGA
- a CDS encoding MFS transporter codes for MTQTPVTAPSTQDPPQRFLSGKKRVLASAFAGTTIEWYDFYLYGTAAALIFNVQFFPSDSELGSRLASFATLAVGFFARPLGGIVAGHLGDRVGRKALLVVSLLSMGTASTLIGLVPNFDAIGWWAAVSLVILRIVQGLSAGAEWGGSALLSVEHAPARKRGLFGSFTQIGSAAGMLLATSAFFLVQNLMSAEQFEAFGWRIPFLASALLVALGLWIRLGVSDAPEFQELKDSGKVAKAPLREVITAHPKILLVTIGLRLAQNSVFYLITVYMLSYLAENRGDSTSGVTAVMIASAVGLVTGPAWGWASDRLGRKPVTIFGLIGIAVFGWIFFAFLDAGPLGLLPLVVILGMNLAHDAVYGPQAAWFAEQFPIEVRYSGVNMGYQLGTVIGGGIMPMVAALLYVAGGHSPWLICGYLSLLCLLSLIAAIGAKDPARALARTA; via the coding sequence ATGACGCAGACGCCGGTCACCGCACCGAGCACCCAGGACCCGCCGCAGCGGTTCCTGTCCGGAAAGAAGCGGGTGCTGGCCTCGGCCTTCGCCGGGACGACGATCGAGTGGTACGACTTCTACCTCTACGGCACCGCCGCAGCTCTGATCTTCAACGTCCAGTTCTTCCCCTCCGACAGCGAACTCGGCAGCCGGCTCGCTTCCTTCGCCACCCTCGCCGTCGGCTTCTTCGCCCGACCCTTGGGCGGAATCGTCGCCGGCCACCTCGGCGATCGGGTCGGACGCAAGGCCCTGCTCGTCGTATCCCTGCTGTCCATGGGGACGGCGTCGACGCTCATCGGTCTGGTCCCGAACTTCGACGCCATCGGGTGGTGGGCCGCGGTCTCCCTCGTCATCCTGCGCATTGTGCAGGGCCTGTCGGCCGGAGCCGAATGGGGCGGATCGGCTCTGCTGTCGGTCGAACACGCACCTGCCCGCAAGCGCGGACTCTTCGGATCCTTCACACAGATCGGATCAGCGGCGGGCATGCTGCTGGCCACCAGCGCCTTCTTCCTCGTCCAGAATCTCATGAGCGCCGAGCAGTTCGAGGCGTTCGGGTGGCGCATCCCCTTCCTCGCCTCCGCACTGCTCGTGGCATTGGGACTGTGGATCCGCCTCGGCGTCTCCGATGCGCCCGAGTTCCAAGAGCTCAAGGACTCCGGAAAAGTCGCCAAGGCCCCGCTGCGCGAGGTCATCACGGCGCACCCGAAGATCCTGCTCGTCACGATCGGACTGCGCCTGGCACAGAACAGCGTCTTCTACCTCATCACCGTCTACATGCTCAGCTACCTGGCAGAGAACCGCGGCGACTCGACATCGGGAGTCACGGCCGTGATGATCGCCTCTGCAGTGGGCCTGGTGACCGGACCGGCCTGGGGATGGGCCTCGGACAGACTCGGCCGCAAACCCGTGACCATCTTCGGACTCATCGGCATCGCCGTGTTCGGATGGATCTTCTTCGCCTTCCTCGACGCAGGCCCCTTGGGACTGCTGCCACTGGTCGTCATCCTCGGCATGAACCTCGCCCACGACGCCGTCTACGGCCCCCAGGCCGCGTGGTTCGCCGAACAGTTCCCCATCGAAGTCCGCTACTCCGGAGTGAACATGGGCTACCAGCTGGGCACCGTCATCGGCGGCGGAATCATGCCGATGGTCGCTGCCCTGCTCTACGTCGCCGGAGGCCACTCGCCCTGGCTCATCTGCGGCTACCTCAGCCTGCTGTGCCTGCTCTCGCTCATCGCCGCCATCGGCGCAAAGGACCCCGCTCGAGCACTCGCCCGCACCGCATGA